A stretch of DNA from Maridesulfovibrio sp.:
GAATCCGGCCGTACTCCGGTAATCCCGGTTACGGCAGACTGAACGGAACAGAAAAACGACTTAGCTGGCGGCAGCAGCCTTGGCTTCTGCGACACGAGCCTTAATTCTTTTGGCTCTGCGATGACGCTTACGCTGAAGTTCTTTTTTTCTCTCGATCTTTTTGTGCCTACCCATGTGGAGGACCTCCTGATATGATTTTTCGTACTTGCCGCACGATTATATGCTGCAAAGGAGACTCCATTACCCTAAAACGCACATGATTGTAAAGGGCTTCCATAAAGCGTTTTAAATTGCCCATCACAACAGATAAATATTTTTTTCACAAGACAACATGCCTGAATTCCGGGACATTACTGACAGGGACGCAATTTTACCCTTGACTGCACACCGTATCGTGAACATATAAGGACTCTCTGCCGCACGGCAGCCGTACCTGCAACCGGCAAAAAGCCTTGAGGAGAAATCATGAAAAAAAACAATCCCAACAAAGCGTTCACACGAGCAGTCGAAGATATATCCGAAGTTTTCATGTTCGACCAGTGGATGAGATTCTACTACATATTTGAAGAGGACAAAAAACTCACAGTCAAAGTTCCCGATGAAATCTGCAGCCAGATTGAGAAAGATTATCCGGCTCTCAAGGGCCTGGTGGACCTGCTGAACAATGAAGAAATCGATCAGCAGAAATCGACAGCCACGGTCTGCTCCTACATCGGATCGCGCTTTGACGGCACCAAATACAGCAGCAGAATTGTCCCCATGGTATTCGACTCCAAGGATTTCAAGCTGGAAATGTACATTTTCAACCTCTGGATTAAAGGCCACGAATCCTATCTTGAATCCGAGGTGATGAGCTTCAATGACTGGAAATCTCTTTATTCCGGATGGCGTGATCAGGATGAAGTGAAGAACTACATCACCAGGCTGAACAATGCCCAGGGCGGTGCACACATTCAGCCCCCCACCTGCAACACAGTCCAATAATCAGGCTGAACATAAACAAAGACCAAAGGGAAAGCGCGCAATGCGTTTTCCCTTTTTTTATTTGTGCATCGGATGGTTAACGATCAAAAAAATCTACGTGCGCCAATGAAATATTTTTGCCAGTAAGACTTATCCATGGATTCTTCACGCACTGAGTGCCCGCTTTTGGGACTGTGAATGAACCGTCTTCCAGCGCCGGTATAAATACCGGCATGCAGACTTTTTGCCTGCCCCGGTATCCGGAAAAACACCACATCTCCGGCCTTGCAGTCCTCTTTACGCACCGGCCTGCCGGATTTCACCTGCTGCCAGGAAACACGCGGCAGCTTCACACCGTGAACGCGGTAGGCCCACCAGACCAGCCCGGAACAGTCAAAACCCTCCTCCGGCGATGACCCTCCCCATTTGTATGGCTTGCCGATCTGCGATCTGGCGCTCCTGACCACGGCCGTCCCCAGCTTTGAAGCTGATCCATACCCGGCTGTTTTGTATTCGATTCGGTTTATACTGACTGAAGGCTTTGCGCATCCGCCCAAAAGCGGCAGCAGAACAAGCAGATTCAAAACAAGTATAAAACCGACCGGCTTGTAAGTCATATAACTCATAGAAATAGCTTTTTATCTCTAAAAACAACTAATAACAATAGCCCAAACCTTTAACAACATGCAAGAGAGTTACATTTTTCACAAAACAACATGGTCATATTAAAATTTTCTATAGGTTTATGAACCCACCGAATCTCAAATAGCTATTGACTTTTCCTTGAAATTTGAAGACAAATTCATACGCTTACGTTGAAATTAGTGAAACATTTTGATGCGTTGCACGATTTCAAAAAAGTTAAC
This window harbors:
- a CDS encoding C40 family peptidase — translated: MSYMTYKPVGFILVLNLLVLLPLLGGCAKPSVSINRIEYKTAGYGSASKLGTAVVRSARSQIGKPYKWGGSSPEEGFDCSGLVWWAYRVHGVKLPRVSWQQVKSGRPVRKEDCKAGDVVFFRIPGQAKSLHAGIYTGAGRRFIHSPKSGHSVREESMDKSYWQKYFIGARRFF